The Salegentibacter mishustinae genomic interval TTAGTGATTGGATCTAATTCCTGATATTCTGCAACTTCTTCTTTTGTTCTATATTTTTGAGCATCACTCATAGAGTGACCACGGTAACGGTAAGTTTTCATTTCTAAAAATGTTGGTCCGTCACCTTTTCTAGCTCTTTTAATTGCCTCATCTAAAGCTTCTGCAACTTTAATAGGATCCATAGCATCTACAGGACCACAAGGCATTTCGTAACCATTACCAAGTTTCCAGATATCTGTTCCTTTTGCAGTTCTGGCTACAGATGTACCCATTGCATAACCGTTATTCTCTACACAAAATACCACCGGTAAATTCCATTTAACGGCCATATTTAAAGTTTCGTGAAGAGAACCCTGTCTGGCAGCACCGTCTCCTAAAAAGGTAAGGGTTACCGCTTCGCGCTTAAAGTATTTATCTGCAAAAGCAAGCCCTGCACCAAGTGGAATTTGCCCACCTACAATACCGTGACCTCCATAAAAGTTATGTTCTTTAGAGAAAATATGCATCGAACCACCAAGACCCTGAGAAGTACCGGTGCCTTTACCATAAAGTTCTGCCATAACACGCTTAGGATCTACTCCCAAACCTATTGGCTGCACGTGGTTACGATAAGCGGTAATCATTTTATCCTTTTCCAGGTCCATCACATGAAGGGCTCCAGCCAGGATAGCTTCCTGCCCATTATACAAATGCAAAAAACCTCTTACTTTCTGCTGAATGTAAACCTGCGCAAGTTTGTCTTCAAATTTACGCCAAAACAGCATATCCTCGTACCACTTTAAATACGTGGCTTTTGTTACTTTCTTCATTTAACTTATTAATTTTAGGCCAGACAGATAGGGTTTGCCAAGCGGATAACAAAAATACTATTTTCAATAAGAATGGAAAACAGTTTTTAAGCAAAAATAACGAAAACGTTATAAGGCCGAATTATCGAATATTAAAGGTAGTAAATCTTTTATAGAATTTGCCTTCATCACTTTGCCGCTTTCACCCATAAAATATACTGCAATTTCCGCTTTCTGTTTCACCTCATATTCCACTAATGCCTGCCTACAGGCGCCGCAAGGCGGTACAGGAGCATCAACTTTATGCTTCATAGATTTTGCCGAAATAGCAATATTTTTAATTTGCGACTTAGGATACCTGGCGCCGGCGTAATAAATAGCAGTACGCTCTGCACACAATCCTGAAGGATAGGATGCGTTTTCCTGATTGCTACCGGTAACAACTTCTTGATTATCTAAGACCAAAGCAGCACCAACTTTAAATCGAGAATAGGGCGCGTATGCATTATCTCTTGCCAAAACTGCTTCTTTCATTAAATCCTGAATAGTTTCTGGAAGTTCTTCTACAGCATCATAAACCTCAAAATTAGAGGTGACTTTTAATGGTTTCATATAAAAAATATTGGAAGGGAAAGATAATAGAAACCTTTCTGGCAGCAAATATTAATTTAAAACAGTATTTCTGAAAAGAAATTAATAAACCGAGTATTGATCCCCAAAGTTAAATGTCAACCCAAAACGAAGGGTTCCTTCTAAAGGACTTGGTACCGGCGAGGTAGAAAATAAATAAGAGATATCTATATTTACTCTTTCATATTCAAAACCTGCTCCAAAAGAAACAAATCTCCTGGAACCTTTGGTTAGACTTTCGCTAAAATAACCGGCACGAAAAGCAAAAGCTTCGCGATACATATATTCAGCTCCCAATGCCCAGGTTACTTCCCTAAGCTCTTCGCTAAAACCACCCGGAGCATCACCAAAGGATGTAAAAATTCCTTCTATAGCTCCAATGTCGTTATATTCAGCATCATCTTCTGCATCAATTTGGCCGTCGTTATTAAAATCTTTAGGTGTAGGGACAAGCAGCTTATTAAATTCAAGGTAAGCACCTAAACGATTTTCTATATCGAAGATAAAATCAAAACCACCTCCTACTTTTAAATTAGTAGGAATAAAATTTTCCTGGCCGGCATCTTCATACTTCATCTTAGGACCAATATTCGAGATATTAGCACCTGCTTTCCAAACTCCATCAAAACCCGAATAAGTTAATTGATCGCTTCGATAAAAAGCAGCAATATCTACCCCAAAACTATTGGCCGCACCTAGATCTTCTTCGTCTTGTAAACCCAGATCTGAACGCAAATAACGCCCGGCGACCGCCATTGCGATATTTTCGCTCAATTGCAAAGAATAAGAAAGATCAAAAGTAAGTTCATTTGGATTCACAACTAAAGGCGCCTGTTCTATAGTAGAACGCCTCTCTATACTTCCCAAACTAAAGTATCGTAAGCTGGAAGCAAAAGCACTTCTATCGCTTATTCGCTGGTAATAACTAATATTCCCTAGAAAGATATCATTAACAATATCACTTAGATACGGTGTATATGAGAAGCCTATTCCATGCTCGCTGGATGCAAAAGCATATTTTGCGGGATTCCATTGTTGGGAAAACACATCGGGTGAAGTAGCTACCCCCTGGTCACCCATACCGGCTGCCCTGGCATCTGCTGCTACAAGTAAAAAAGGGACCGCAGTAGTAATCACCCTATCCCTTTCTTCCTGGGCATTCATTTTAAACTGAGAGCCTAAAACAAACACGAGCAATAAAATTGTAATTTTTTTCATCATATTAGTTAATGATTAACAAATATATACTAATAATCTTGTTAAGAAAAGACCTTAAGTTTTAAATTAATCTATTTGACAAAAAGGAAATACTTTTAGTTTCCACAATGACAAAAATAATTAGAGTAGGTCTATAACAACTGCGAAATAGCTAAAATATTGTATCTCCGGTATTTTAAGCACTTTTTTTAAGCATAGCAACCTTCAATTAAATAAAAATCATTTAATTTTGCTGCTTTCTAGCCCTAGATAAGGTTAAATTAAAAGGGTATGGAGATACATTTTAAGCGTTCAATCTATCCTAAGCCCTAAGGTCATCAGGGCTTTAAAGAAAATTGGAACCTTGGAGACAACATAAAATAAACTTGTACTTTTAGCGTTAATTACTATATTGCAAAGCCTAATATTTCTACCAAAAGAGATGATGAATATGAGAATCAATATTGCTTTTAGAGCCTTTTTAACCCTCGTGCTTA includes:
- the porV gene encoding type IX secretion system outer membrane channel protein PorV — its product is MKKITILLLVFVLGSQFKMNAQEERDRVITTAVPFLLVAADARAAGMGDQGVATSPDVFSQQWNPAKYAFASSEHGIGFSYTPYLSDIVNDIFLGNISYYQRISDRSAFASSLRYFSLGSIERRSTIEQAPLVVNPNELTFDLSYSLQLSENIAMAVAGRYLRSDLGLQDEEDLGAANSFGVDIAAFYRSDQLTYSGFDGVWKAGANISNIGPKMKYEDAGQENFIPTNLKVGGGFDFIFDIENRLGAYLEFNKLLVPTPKDFNNDGQIDAEDDAEYNDIGAIEGIFTSFGDAPGGFSEELREVTWALGAEYMYREAFAFRAGYFSESLTKGSRRFVSFGAGFEYERVNIDISYLFSTSPVPSPLEGTLRFGLTFNFGDQYSVY
- the pdhA gene encoding pyruvate dehydrogenase (acetyl-transferring) E1 component subunit alpha, which produces MKKVTKATYLKWYEDMLFWRKFEDKLAQVYIQQKVRGFLHLYNGQEAILAGALHVMDLEKDKMITAYRNHVQPIGLGVDPKRVMAELYGKGTGTSQGLGGSMHIFSKEHNFYGGHGIVGGQIPLGAGLAFADKYFKREAVTLTFLGDGAARQGSLHETLNMAVKWNLPVVFCVENNGYAMGTSVARTAKGTDIWKLGNGYEMPCGPVDAMDPIKVAEALDEAIKRARKGDGPTFLEMKTYRYRGHSMSDAQKYRTKEEVAEYQELDPITKVLNVIKDKKYASEDEIKEINKRVKDKVSECEKFAEESDFPDKNVMYDVVYEQKDYPFLAHKPQ
- the cdd gene encoding cytidine deaminase, which translates into the protein MKPLKVTSNFEVYDAVEELPETIQDLMKEAVLARDNAYAPYSRFKVGAALVLDNQEVVTGSNQENASYPSGLCAERTAIYYAGARYPKSQIKNIAISAKSMKHKVDAPVPPCGACRQALVEYEVKQKAEIAVYFMGESGKVMKANSIKDLLPLIFDNSAL